A region from the Arachis ipaensis cultivar K30076 chromosome B01, Araip1.1, whole genome shotgun sequence genome encodes:
- the LOC107618865 gene encoding probable inactive receptor kinase At2g26730 has product MVQKPLQNKATNPRIMVVMNPILALSIITTILFFSPMAYSESKVVKSALVRFMDNLAPWNNNSEREAPRYWGWNLDTDPCADNWKGVSCSSDGSVKAIVLDDSNLSGTLDATSLCMAKSLQILSLKRNNLQGSVPEAIGNCKYLTRLFLSDNNFSGDLPISLQHLCSLRWLHVARNNFTGPISDKIPASVLISFLGENNKFTGEVPDFDFTKLIQFNVSNNNLKGQIPDVRNKFGVESFFGNPDLCGSPLPAACPPSPSPRKEKRLFITDGVAIYSGYIILGITVVAFFVYKLVRKSMNKVEASKALNKKECPRHRLTRKDPAGGNNGEKSREDSSESKGRGSVEMRSEPSIASLESGITLSTSTLVVLSSRVSKALRFEDLLRAPAELIGRGMHGSLYKVMLDNGVFLAVKRIKDWGISESDFQRRIGKVSQVNHPFVLPPLAYYCSRQEKLLAYEYMDHGSLFNMLYKVGSQNGKPFEWGSRLNIAAKIAETLAYMHEELRESGIAHGNLKSSNILFNNNMEPLISEYGLMVIEHQALRSLSHSKSVRNRVLTAAHAYSTFKVDVYAFGVILLELLTGKVVQNQGVFDFVKWVNSVVREEWSVEVFDKNLVSEGASGERMMNLLQVALKCINPSPADRPSMSEVALAIVALKEEEERSLT; this is encoded by the exons ATGGTTCAAAAACCACTGCAAAACAAAGCAACTAACCCAAGAATAATGGTTGTGATGAACCCAATCTTGGCACTCTCCATTATTACTACCATTTTATTCTTCTCTCCAATGGCTTATTCAGAGAGCAAAGTGGTGAAGAGCGCATTGGTGAGATTCATGGACAATCTTGCACCATGGAATAATAATTCAGAGAGAGAAGCACCAAGGTACTGGGGATGGAACCTTGACACAGATCCATGCGCAGATAACTGGAAAGGTGTGAGTTGTTCCTCAGATGGAAGTGTGAAAGCCATTGTTCTTGATGATTCAAACCTGAGTGGAACCCTAGACGCCACCTCTCTCTGCATGGCGAAATCTCTTCAAATTCTGAGCCTGAAGAGGAACAACTTGCAGGGATCAGTGCCCGAAGCTATCGGAAACTGCAAGTATTTGACCCGTTTGTTCCTCAGCGATAACAACTTCTCCGGTGATCTTCCGATTTCTCTTCAACATTTATGCAGCTTGAGGTGGCTTCATGTTGCCAGAAACAACTTTACCGGTCCCATTTCCGATAAGATACCTGCCTCAGTCTTGATATCCTTTCTCG GTGAGAATAACAAGTTCACTGGGGAGGTACCTGATTTTGACTTCACGAAACTCATTCAATTCAACGTCTCCAACAACAACTTGAAGGGTCAGATTCCTGACGtgagaaacaagtttggtgtggaaagctTTTTTGGAAATCCTGACTTGTGTGGATCGCCGCTTCCAGCGGCGTGTCCACCTAGTCCCTCACCAAGGAAAGAAAAAAGACTATTTATCACCGACGGCGTGGCGATTTACTCTGGCTACATCATTCTTGGCATCACCGTGGTGGCATTCTTTGTGTACAAGCTAGTGAGGAAATCCATGAACAAAGTGGAAGCATCCAAGGCTCTCAACAAGAAGGAATGCCCAAGGCATCGATTAACTCGTAAGGATCCTGCAG GAGGCAATAATGGTGAAAAGAGCAGAGAGGATTCTTCTGAGAGCAAGGGCCGTGGCAGCGTTGAGATGAGATCAGAGCCATCGATAGCATCACTTGAGAGTGGAATAACATTGAGCACATCAACGCTGGTAGTTCTGTCAAGCAGGGTATCAAAGGCGCTGAGGTTTGAGGACTTGCTGAGAGCACCAGCTGAGTTGATTGGGAGAGGGATGCATGGGAGCCTCTACAAGGTGATGCTGGACAACGGTGTGTTCTTGGCCGTGAAGAGGATCAAGGATTGGGGAATCTCCGAAAGTGATTTTCAGAGGAGAATTGGGAAAGTTAGCCAAGTCAACCATCCATTTGTGTTGCCACCTCTTGCTTACTATTGTTCCCGCCAAGAGAAGCTTCTTGCATATGAGTACATGGACCATGGGAGTCTCTTCAACATGCTCTACAAAGTTG GATCACAAAATGGAAAACCCTTTGAGTGGGGAAGCAGACTAAACATTGCTGCAAAAATAGCAGAAACTTTAGCTTATATGCATGAAGAACTACGAGAAAGTGGAATAGCACACGGCAACTTAAAATCAAGCAACATTTTGTTCAACAACAACATGGAACCATTAATAAGCGAATATGGGCTAATGGTAATTGAACACCAAGCTCTGAGATCACTCTCTCACAGCAAGAGTGTGAGGAACAGGGTTCTAACTGCTGCACATGCATATAGCACCTTCAAAGTTGATGTATACGCCTTTGGGGTGATACTCTTGGAGCTTCTCACAGGGAAAGTGGTTCAGAATCAAGGGGTTTTTGATTTCGTAAAGTGGGTTAATTCTGTGGTTAGAGAGGAGTGGAGTGTTGAAGTGTTTGATAAGAACTTGGTGTCAGAAGGTGCGAGTGGAGAGAGGATGATGAACTTGTTGCAGGTTGCATTGAAATGCATCAATCCTTCTCCTGCTGATAGACCAAGCATGAGTGAAGTTGCATTGGCCATAGTTGCAttgaaagaggaggaggaaagatCTTTAACATAG